One window of Aliarcobacter lanthieri genomic DNA carries:
- a CDS encoding class I SAM-dependent methyltransferase, with protein MQKKWNNLSGQPLSSSDWLYEHHIAKLPERTNFIKNLFSNFKPNRIVDIGCGTGLWLELINNTIDFDCELIGIDSDKLALEEAQKRSAKWNKKVTYIESDFMNIQDLPEADLYLAFNVFSYMRSPSCFIDGIKDKLSQNGKLVIRQYDGAAIRFGPMSHELRINIENVLFNSVNYSQSFKHYDLDRVFEGIENSTFEHKEINFELFKRNSPYPQDFYKYYSNTIKWTINYLNENMSKELKHWYNKHLIENNSSYFYEVDLISILSR; from the coding sequence TTGCAAAAGAAATGGAATAATTTATCAGGACAACCACTAAGTTCATCGGATTGGTTATATGAGCATCATATTGCAAAATTGCCAGAAAGAACTAATTTTATTAAAAATCTTTTCTCTAATTTTAAACCAAATAGAATTGTTGATATTGGTTGTGGTACGGGTTTATGGTTAGAATTAATAAATAACACAATTGATTTTGATTGTGAACTTATTGGTATTGATTCAGATAAACTTGCACTTGAAGAAGCCCAAAAAAGATCTGCTAAATGGAATAAAAAAGTCACTTATATTGAAAGTGATTTTATGAATATTCAAGATTTACCAGAAGCTGATTTATACTTGGCATTTAATGTTTTTTCATATATGAGATCCCCTTCATGTTTTATAGATGGTATAAAAGATAAATTATCTCAAAATGGCAAATTAGTTATAAGACAATATGATGGTGCGGCAATCAGATTTGGTCCTATGAGTCATGAATTAAGAATAAATATTGAAAATGTACTTTTTAATTCTGTAAATTATAGTCAATCTTTTAAACATTATGATTTAGATAGGGTTTTTGAAGGGATTGAAAATTCAACTTTTGAGCATAAAGAAATAAATTTTGAACTTTTTAAAAGAAATTCTCCATATCCTCAAGATTTTTATAAATACTATAGCAATACTATTAAATGGACTATAAATTATCTAAATGAGAATATGTCAAAAGAGTTAAAGCATTGGTATAATAAGCATTTAATTGAAAATAACTCATCATATTTTTATGAAGTTGATTTAATTTCTATTCTTTCTCGCTAG
- a CDS encoding tyrosine-type recombinase/integrase — MKIDKLLQDFLFHCKFEKNLNPKTIVAYTMDIEQFKTFKDIQSMCINEVDKDILKEYIQHLYTLELKPKSIKRKLATLKAFFTHLEFEEIITISPFRKMRISIKEHKILPKIIEIQNIRKLFKYVYKIKSDFNKIEKYSYKALTRDIAILELLFATGLRVSEVSNIKYHDINLSTGNIKVLGKGGKERTIQICDQEVKIALKEYLSLFKDEILKKEWFFINRLSNKFTEYSIANMIKKYQTKANIQQHLTPHMFRHSFATMLLEEGVDIRYIQGMLGHASISTTQIYTQVNMKQQRKLLSTKHPRRNFQFLS, encoded by the coding sequence ATGAAAATAGACAAGTTACTACAAGATTTTTTATTTCATTGCAAATTTGAGAAAAATCTAAATCCAAAAACAATTGTTGCTTATACTATGGATATAGAGCAATTTAAAACATTTAAAGATATTCAATCTATGTGTATTAATGAAGTTGATAAAGATATATTGAAAGAATATATTCAGCATTTATATACTTTAGAACTAAAACCAAAATCAATTAAAAGAAAATTAGCCACATTAAAAGCTTTTTTTACCCATCTTGAATTTGAAGAAATTATTACTATAAGCCCATTTAGAAAAATGAGAATTTCAATAAAAGAGCATAAAATACTACCAAAAATAATTGAAATTCAAAATATAAGAAAGCTTTTTAAATATGTTTATAAAATAAAATCAGACTTTAACAAGATAGAAAAATATTCATATAAAGCACTGACAAGAGATATTGCCATATTGGAACTATTATTTGCAACAGGACTTAGAGTATCAGAAGTAAGTAATATCAAATATCACGATATTAATTTAAGTACTGGAAACATAAAAGTTTTAGGTAAAGGTGGGAAAGAAAGAACTATTCAAATTTGTGATCAAGAAGTTAAAATAGCCTTAAAAGAATACTTATCACTATTTAAAGATGAGATACTTAAAAAAGAGTGGTTTTTTATCAATAGATTAAGTAATAAATTTACAGAATATTCTATTGCAAATATGATAAAAAAATATCAAACAAAAGCAAATATACAACAACATTTAACTCCACATATGTTTCGACACAGTTTTGCAACTATGCTTCTTGAAGAAGGCGTTGACATTAGATATATTCAAGGAATGCTAGGTCATGCATCAATTTCTACAACTCAAATTTATACTCAAGTAAATATGAAGCAACAAAGAAAACTTTTATCAACAAAACATCCAAGAAGAAACTTTCAGTTTCTCTCTTAA
- a CDS encoding HEPN/Toprim-associated domain-containing protein has product MGTEISLNIGELSVSWSKNSMGIDHGVIFQEENRIPVKSDYINYDYDKEQNQNLTSIEMAFSIELKTIVPRLELLGFTLKSIKKEYNDLVKNWKEEYQFLEEEGRKLNVMSFDEFCLFIKKYPIKNLDNTYTSYDYNDIKKIRKRFEYIPTIKCLPYEDFIEKDAYSELNYFEGLISFLHPYSLLRILAECSSNLSEKVIWQYGPLVEAGWAKEEDFKANVKREHRFLIATEGSSDVHILKHAFSILKPEIEDFFYFIDVTERHPFSGTGSLVKFAEGLIKIDTLNNILFVFDNDAEGIEAFNKVNSLNIPSNMQVIVLPDLEEFNNFQTQGPEGLFSANINGRAAAIECYLDLNVKNYPSPKIIWTNYKEKIKTYHGVLEYKESYQKEFFKQTRKTILNGSYSVDKLQSVINCIIKNCVSIAERK; this is encoded by the coding sequence ATGGGAACAGAAATATCTTTAAACATAGGTGAATTATCAGTTAGTTGGAGTAAAAATTCAATGGGCATAGACCATGGTGTAATTTTCCAAGAAGAAAACAGAATACCTGTAAAATCAGATTATATTAATTACGACTACGATAAAGAACAAAATCAAAATCTAACTTCTATAGAAATGGCATTTTCTATAGAACTAAAAACTATTGTCCCTAGATTAGAACTTTTAGGGTTTACTTTAAAATCTATAAAAAAAGAATATAATGACTTAGTAAAAAATTGGAAAGAAGAATACCAGTTTCTTGAAGAAGAAGGTCGAAAATTAAATGTTATGAGCTTTGATGAATTTTGTTTATTTATTAAGAAGTATCCAATTAAAAATTTAGATAATACATATACATCTTATGATTATAATGATATAAAAAAAATTAGAAAAAGATTTGAATATATCCCAACTATAAAATGTTTACCATATGAAGATTTTATTGAAAAAGATGCATATTCAGAGTTAAATTACTTTGAGGGTCTAATTTCTTTTCTTCATCCTTATTCTCTTCTACGTATACTTGCTGAATGTTCTTCAAACTTATCTGAAAAAGTTATATGGCAATATGGTCCTTTAGTAGAAGCAGGATGGGCAAAAGAAGAAGATTTTAAGGCAAATGTAAAACGTGAACATCGTTTTTTAATTGCTACAGAAGGAAGTTCAGATGTACATATTCTAAAACATGCTTTTTCAATATTAAAACCAGAAATAGAAGATTTTTTTTACTTTATTGACGTAACAGAAAGACACCCTTTTTCGGGTACTGGAAGTTTAGTAAAATTTGCAGAAGGACTTATAAAAATTGATACTCTAAATAACATATTATTTGTATTTGATAATGATGCAGAAGGTATTGAAGCATTTAATAAAGTTAATTCTTTAAATATACCTTCAAATATGCAAGTTATTGTATTACCTGACTTAGAAGAGTTTAATAATTTTCAAACTCAAGGTCCAGAAGGATTATTTTCCGCAAATATTAATGGTCGTGCTGCAGCAATTGAATGTTATCTTGATTTAAATGTCAAAAACTATCCTTCTCCAAAAATAATTTGGACTAATTATAAAGAAAAAATAAAAACATATCATGGTGTTCTAGAGTATAAAGAATCTTATCAAAAAGAATTTTTTAAACAAACAAGAAAAACAATTCTTAATGGATCTTATTCTGTTGATAAGTTACAATCAGTGATTAATTGTATTATAAAAAATTGTGTTAGTATAGCTGAGAGAAAATAA
- a CDS encoding ATP-dependent nuclease, which produces MYISKVKITNFRNFKSEEILFNDGINVIIGQNNAGKSNLIKALSLVLDGERIKRLDIDDFNKSLTFNDLKDNPPKITISVSISKGKDETPDDLPTISNWLTKLDASYESMLTYEFFLPEKKHEEYISTITSLPEGDDRTEKTWKIVKNDFLRFYTYKIWGGDLINQAQADSESLKKIDFQFLDAIRDVERDMLTGRNTLLREVFDFFMDYEIKIDETKSPETKFSEIKDRQMEFSEKADILIQELTARIASGKEEILSYAKNTGASFNKANPNFEGTFSETEMYSVLKLIVEYESGIKIPATHNGLGYNNLIFMSLLLAKMQVNADVNYLDNNAKVFTTLVIEEPEAHLHPAMQYKFLKFLNENRKEKKVRQVFVSTHSTHITSAVSLDEIICLHNENGISKIAYPKKVFSDREEKSKKYIQRFLDSTKSDMLFAQKVLFVEGIAEQLLMSIFANYLDKSLEDNHVAIINVGGRFFDHFLYLFDSTKPFTINKKIVCLTDRDPERKEKPNGKFKKCYPFEYNIDLANYEYRTNVHAGKYLEDEHPNITFFSQPIEYGKTFEYELLLANPTLKILLTDSISNKEELEDLMDLYNESGKTYQDLLSRLSTSAENQRIKDGLNCSTLNEEEKKKSIIASRYLNSVGKGENALELSYVLQENLNKKGTAEYKDFIVPSYIKEAIDKLCQ; this is translated from the coding sequence ATGTATATATCAAAAGTTAAAATAACTAATTTTAGGAATTTCAAAAGTGAAGAAATATTATTCAATGATGGAATTAATGTCATTATTGGACAAAATAATGCAGGGAAATCAAACTTAATTAAAGCATTATCTTTAGTATTAGATGGTGAAAGAATTAAACGACTTGATATAGATGATTTTAATAAATCATTGACTTTTAATGATTTAAAAGATAATCCACCAAAGATAACCATTTCTGTATCAATTAGTAAGGGGAAAGATGAAACCCCAGATGACCTTCCCACAATTTCAAATTGGTTAACAAAGCTTGATGCTTCATATGAATCGATGTTAACATATGAGTTTTTTTTACCTGAAAAAAAACATGAAGAATATATAAGTACAATAACTTCATTACCTGAAGGAGATGATAGAACTGAAAAAACATGGAAAATTGTAAAAAATGATTTTTTAAGATTCTATACATATAAAATCTGGGGTGGAGATTTGATAAATCAAGCTCAAGCAGATTCTGAATCATTAAAAAAAATAGATTTCCAATTTCTAGATGCAATTAGAGATGTAGAAAGGGATATGTTAACAGGAAGAAATACACTATTAAGAGAAGTTTTTGATTTTTTTATGGACTATGAAATAAAAATAGATGAAACAAAATCACCTGAAACAAAGTTTTCCGAAATAAAAGATAGACAAATGGAATTTTCAGAGAAGGCTGATATCCTAATACAAGAGCTTACTGCTAGAATTGCATCAGGGAAAGAAGAAATTCTATCTTATGCAAAAAATACTGGAGCTTCTTTTAATAAAGCAAACCCTAACTTTGAGGGTACTTTTTCAGAAACAGAAATGTATTCTGTATTAAAATTAATTGTAGAATATGAATCAGGTATTAAGATACCTGCAACACACAATGGATTGGGTTACAATAATCTAATATTTATGTCTTTACTTCTTGCTAAAATGCAAGTGAATGCAGATGTAAACTATCTAGATAATAATGCAAAAGTTTTTACTACATTAGTAATTGAAGAACCTGAAGCACATCTTCATCCTGCTATGCAATATAAATTTTTAAAGTTTCTAAATGAGAATAGAAAAGAAAAAAAAGTTCGTCAAGTATTTGTTTCAACACATTCAACACATATTACTTCTGCTGTTTCTTTAGATGAAATAATTTGTTTACATAATGAAAATGGCATAAGTAAAATTGCTTATCCAAAAAAAGTATTTTCAGACAGAGAGGAAAAAAGTAAAAAGTACATACAAAGGTTTCTTGATTCAACAAAGTCAGATATGCTTTTTGCACAAAAGGTTTTATTTGTGGAAGGTATTGCAGAACAACTTTTAATGTCAATTTTTGCAAATTATCTAGATAAATCATTAGAAGATAACCATGTTGCTATAATCAATGTAGGAGGCAGATTTTTTGATCATTTCTTATATTTATTTGATTCAACAAAACCTTTTACCATCAACAAAAAAATAGTTTGTTTAACAGATAGAGATCCTGAAAGAAAAGAGAAGCCTAATGGAAAATTTAAAAAGTGTTATCCCTTTGAATATAATATTGATTTAGCTAATTATGAATATAGAACAAATGTACATGCTGGTAAATATCTTGAAGACGAACATCCTAATATTACTTTTTTTAGTCAACCTATTGAATATGGAAAAACATTTGAATATGAACTTTTACTTGCAAATCCAACATTAAAAATTTTACTAACGGACTCAATTAGTAATAAAGAAGAATTAGAAGATTTAATGGACTTATATAATGAAAGTGGCAAAACATATCAAGATTTACTAAGTAGATTAAGTACAAGTGCTGAGAACCAAAGAATTAAAGATGGTCTTAATTGTAGTACATTAAATGAAGAAGAAAAGAAAAAGTCCATAATTGCTTCAAGATATCTAAACTCTGTTGGAAAAGGTGAAAATGCACTTGAACTTTCATATGTTTTGCAAGAGAATTTAAATAAAAAAGGAACAGCTGAGTACAAAGATTTCATTGTACCAAGTTATATTAAAGAAGCGATAGATAAATTATGTCAGTAA